A single genomic interval of Spinacia oleracea cultivar Varoflay chromosome 6, BTI_SOV_V1, whole genome shotgun sequence harbors:
- the LOC110796004 gene encoding ubiquitin-conjugating enzyme E2-17 kDa → MASKRILKELKDLQKDPPTSCSAGPVGEDMFHWQATIMGPTESPYAGGVFLVSIHFPPDYPFKPPKVAFKTKVFHPNINSNGSICLDILKEQWSPALTISKVLLSICSLLTDPNPDDPLVPEIAHMYKTDRSKYESSARSWTQKYAMG, encoded by the exons ATGGCGTCGAAGAGAATTTTGAAGGAGCTTAAGGATCTGCAGAAGGATCCACCTACTTCATGCAGTGCAG GGCCAGTTGGTGAAGACATGTTCCATTGGCAAGCAACAATAATGGGGCCTACTGAGAGCCCATATGCTGGAGGTGTATTTCTTGTTTCTATTCATTTTCCTCCAGATTATCCATTCAAGCCTCCTAAG GTTGCATTCAAGACAAAGGTCTTCCATCCCAACATCAACAGTAATGGAAGCATATGTCTCGATATCCTTAAAGAACAATGGAGCCCGGCACTTACTATTTCCAAG GTTCTTCTGTCAATTTGTTCACTCTTGACTGATCCAAACCCAGATGATCCCCTTGTCCCTGAGATTGCTCATATGTACAAGACAGATCGGTCAAAGTATGAATCCTCTGCTCGCAGTTGGACTCAGAAATACGCGATGGGGTGA
- the LOC110796002 gene encoding peter Pan-like protein produces the protein MGRFRHRKRKIVVKPNVKNQQLPTVDQITGKKIPQSFVFSRTKLPPVLRQLEMDLRKLMLPYTALKLKEKKRNSLKDFLNVAGPMGVTHFLILSKTNVGPYLRVAKTPQGPTLTFKIHEYSLAVDVARSQLRPRCPQDLFKNSPLLVLSGFGTGEEHLTLITRMFQHMFPSIDVNTVKLALCQRIVLVHYNKESKRIDFRHYSIRLQPVGVSRRLRKFVQNHQVPDLRNLQDVSDFVTRAGYGSESEADDEAATVSLVSDLGRVNRASTKSAVKLQEIGPRMTLELIKIEDGMCSGQMLFSNDGKCGGKRTQEDENDEEEEEDSQEEEEEEDDEKEEGDEEE, from the exons ATGGGTCGATTTCGCCAT AGGAAAAGAAAGATAGTTGTTAAACCAAATGTGAAGAACCAACAGCTGCCAACTGTTGATCAAATTACTGGGAAGAAGATACCCCAAAGTTTCGTTTTCTCGAGAACTAAGCTTCCTCCTGTCTTACGACAACTCGAAATGGATTTGAGGAAATTGATGCTTCCTTACACTGCTCTTAAGCTCAAG GAAAAGAAGAGGAACAGTCTCAAGGATTTTTTGAATGTTGCCGGGCCTATGGGTGTAACTCATTTCCTTATATTATCAAAAACCAACGTTGGACCATATTTGAGAGTTGCGAAGACCCCACAGGGTCCAACTCTTACATTTAAGATCCATGAATACTCATTGGCTGTTGACGTTGCTCGATCTCAATTACGACCTCGATGTCCTCAAGATCTGTTCAAAAATTCTCCACTG CTTGTTCTGTCTGGTTTTGGCACCGGCGAGGAGCATTTGACTTTGATAACTAGAATGTTTCAACACATGTTTCCATCTATTGATGTTAACACA GTCAAACTTGCTTTGTGTCAGAGAATAGTGTTGGTTCACTACAACAAAGAAAGTAAGCGCATAGACTTTCGGCATTATTCTATaagattacaacctgttggtgtaTCCCGTAGACTCAGAAAGTTTGTGCAGAACCACCAGGTTCCTGATTTAAGGAATCTGCAGGATGTTAGTGATTTTGTAACAAG GGCTGGTTATGGATCTGAAAGTGAAGCCGATGATGAAGCTGCAACTGTTAGCCTTGTGAGTGATCTTGGTAGAGTCAACCGTGCATCTACTAAAAGTGCTGTCAAGCTTCAAGAGATTGGACCAAGGATGACTCTTGAACTGATCAAAATTGAGGATGGAATGTGTTCTGGTCAAATGCTGTTCAGTAATGATG GAAAATGTGGTGGTAAGAGGACTCAAGAGGATGAAAatgatgaggaagaagaggaagatagccaagaagaagaagaagaagaagacgatgaaaaagaagaaggtgacGAGGAAGAATAG
- the LOC110796019 gene encoding stress response protein nst1-like isoform X1 gives MAAYTMNSDKVFLRCLDMGEIQVYELDSLYMLPVNGKHWLHLGIIIGPGKKYEALKIGNKEIKGVDLQRLINELFNSRLIVNREGLGFLGMTGVTATLFEVEYYRLFDLFNWSQYQVITIRNTRWVKRGIVDGRPMVIETEQNSSNSNNEDKKKLREKEKELEVEKCKHEGELAEAKSEKEKELREKEKELEEEKRKHEGELAEAKSEKEKELREKEKELEKEKRKHEGELAEAKSEKEKELKKKQEEMDNLVREGYRDRRLDDLKNRKMEKEIRELKRKHTEEEQKKQQELEKKEEEINELKKKEENVDKLKHKHKEELEDCEKELKMYVYMRSDLQGNYIITDFYKNMVHKLQQTLPPSKVVFERSTRVRKYKGHPIREGQSPSIYVPLAPIQSGIKDIKVSYVDPNIPMAFDRNNWRVLHVAEARTYPLSSGFQVYQKHIAYYNGNKYQADAYVGRFYKDNTVSIPAPCSDEHMCAAIHYHDIAHILGVGFRVCLSVNIA, from the coding sequence ATGGCAGCTTATACAATGAATTCAGACAAGGTTTTTCTACGATGTTTAGACATGGGAGAGATTCAAGTTTATGAGTTAGACAGCCTTTACATGTTACCGGTGAACGGAAAACATTGGCTCCATCTTGGAATCATTATAGGGCCTGGAAAAAAGTATGAAGCATTGAAGATCGGAAACAAAGAGATAAAGGGTGTTGATTTGCAAAGACTTATTAACGAACTTTTCAATTCACGATTGATAGTTAATCGTGAAGGACTTGGGTTCCTTGGAATGACAGGTGTCACAGCTACGCTCTTTGAAGTAGAGTATTACAGGTTGTTTGATCTTTTCAATTGGTCTCAATATCAAGTCATAACAATAAGGAACACTAGATGGGTTAAAAGAGGCATTGTGGATGGTCGTCCCATGGTTATAGAAACGGAGCAAAATTCTAGCAATAGTAATAATGAAGATAAGAAAAAATTGAGGGAGAAGGAAAAGGAATTAGAGGTGGAGAAGTGTAAGCATGAAGGGGAGTTAGCGGAGGCAAAGAgcgaaaaagagaaagaattgaGGGAGAAAGAGAAGGAATTAGAGGAGGAGAAGCGTAAACATGAAGGAGAGTTAGCGGAGGCAAAGAgcgaaaaagagaaagaattgaGGGAGAAAGAAAAGGAATTAGAGAAGGAGAAGCGTAAGCATGAAGGGGAGTTAGCGGAGGCAAAGAGTGAAAAGgagaaagaattgaagaagaaaCAAGAGGAGATGGACAATTTAGTGAGAGAAGGGTACAGAGATCGTAGGCTAGATGACTTGAAGAATAGGAAGATGGAAAAGGAGATACGTGAGTTGAAACGTAAGCACACGGAGGAGGAACAAAAAAAGCAACAAGAGTTagagaagaaagaagaagagattAATGAGTTAAAGAAGAAAGAAGAGAACGTAGATAAGTTGAAGCATAAGCATAAGGAGGAGTTAGAGGATTGTGAGAAGGAGCTAAAAATGTATGTATATATGAGAAGTGATTTACAAGGTAATTATATCATTACGGACTTTTACAAAAATATGGTGCACAAGTTGCAACAAACCTTACCTCCTTCAAAGGTTGTCTTTGAGCGGAGCACTAGGGTTCGAAAATATAAGGGGCATCCAATCCGCGAAGGTCAATCTCCTAGTATATATGTGCCTTTAGCACCAATTCAGTCAGGAATCAAAGATATAAAGGTATCATATGTTGATCCTAATATCCCAATGGCTTTTGACCGCAACAATTGGCGAGTTCTTCATGTCGCAGAGGCAAGAACATATCCATTAAGCAGTGGTTTTCAGGTTTATCAAAAACACATAGCATATTACAATGGAAATAAGTATCAAGCGGATGCCTACGTTGGTCGTTTTTATAAGGATAACACGGTATCAATTCCGGCTCCATGTTCTGATGAACACATGTGTGCCGCCATACACTATCATGATATAGCGCATATTCTTGGTGTCGGTTTTAGGGTGTGTTTATCTGTTAACATCGCTTAA
- the LOC110796019 gene encoding uncharacterized protein isoform X2 produces the protein MAAYTMNSDKVFLRCLDMGEIQVYELDSLYMLPVNGKHWLHLGIIIGPGKKYEALKIGNKEIKGVDLQRLINELFNSRLIVNRVTATLFEVEYYRLFDLFNWSQYQVITIRNTRWVKRGIVDGRPMVIETEQNSSNSNNEDKKKLREKEKELEVEKCKHEGELAEAKSEKEKELREKEKELEEEKRKHEGELAEAKSEKEKELREKEKELEKEKRKHEGELAEAKSEKEKELKKKQEEMDNLVREGYRDRRLDDLKNRKMEKEIRELKRKHTEEEQKKQQELEKKEEEINELKKKEENVDKLKHKHKEELEDCEKELKMYVYMRSDLQGNYIITDFYKNMVHKLQQTLPPSKVVFERSTRVRKYKGHPIREGQSPSIYVPLAPIQSGIKDIKVSYVDPNIPMAFDRNNWRVLHVAEARTYPLSSGFQVYQKHIAYYNGNKYQADAYVGRFYKDNTVSIPAPCSDEHMCAAIHYHDIAHILGVGFRVCLSVNIA, from the exons ATGGCAGCTTATACAATGAATTCAGACAAGGTTTTTCTACGATGTTTAGACATGGGAGAGATTCAAGTTTATGAGTTAGACAGCCTTTACATGTTACCGGTGAACGGAAAACATTGGCTCCATCTTGGAATCATTATAGGGCCTGGAAAAAAGTATGAAGCATTGAAGATCGGAAACAAAGAGATAAAGGGTGTTGATTTGCAAAGACTTATTAACGAACTTTTCAATTCACGATTGATAGTTAATC GTGTCACAGCTACGCTCTTTGAAGTAGAGTATTACAGGTTGTTTGATCTTTTCAATTGGTCTCAATATCAAGTCATAACAATAAGGAACACTAGATGGGTTAAAAGAGGCATTGTGGATGGTCGTCCCATGGTTATAGAAACGGAGCAAAATTCTAGCAATAGTAATAATGAAGATAAGAAAAAATTGAGGGAGAAGGAAAAGGAATTAGAGGTGGAGAAGTGTAAGCATGAAGGGGAGTTAGCGGAGGCAAAGAgcgaaaaagagaaagaattgaGGGAGAAAGAGAAGGAATTAGAGGAGGAGAAGCGTAAACATGAAGGAGAGTTAGCGGAGGCAAAGAgcgaaaaagagaaagaattgaGGGAGAAAGAAAAGGAATTAGAGAAGGAGAAGCGTAAGCATGAAGGGGAGTTAGCGGAGGCAAAGAGTGAAAAGgagaaagaattgaagaagaaaCAAGAGGAGATGGACAATTTAGTGAGAGAAGGGTACAGAGATCGTAGGCTAGATGACTTGAAGAATAGGAAGATGGAAAAGGAGATACGTGAGTTGAAACGTAAGCACACGGAGGAGGAACAAAAAAAGCAACAAGAGTTagagaagaaagaagaagagattAATGAGTTAAAGAAGAAAGAAGAGAACGTAGATAAGTTGAAGCATAAGCATAAGGAGGAGTTAGAGGATTGTGAGAAGGAGCTAAAAATGTATGTATATATGAGAAGTGATTTACAAGGTAATTATATCATTACGGACTTTTACAAAAATATGGTGCACAAGTTGCAACAAACCTTACCTCCTTCAAAGGTTGTCTTTGAGCGGAGCACTAGGGTTCGAAAATATAAGGGGCATCCAATCCGCGAAGGTCAATCTCCTAGTATATATGTGCCTTTAGCACCAATTCAGTCAGGAATCAAAGATATAAAGGTATCATATGTTGATCCTAATATCCCAATGGCTTTTGACCGCAACAATTGGCGAGTTCTTCATGTCGCAGAGGCAAGAACATATCCATTAAGCAGTGGTTTTCAGGTTTATCAAAAACACATAGCATATTACAATGGAAATAAGTATCAAGCGGATGCCTACGTTGGTCGTTTTTATAAGGATAACACGGTATCAATTCCGGCTCCATGTTCTGATGAACACATGTGTGCCGCCATACACTATCATGATATAGCGCATATTCTTGGTGTCGGTTTTAGGGTGTGTTTATCTGTTAACATCGCTTAA